In Rhizophagus irregularis chromosome 12, complete sequence, a single window of DNA contains:
- a CDS encoding uncharacterized protein (SECRETED:cutsite_AHA-AL; SECRETED:prob_0.8206); SECRETED:SignalP(1-20), with protein MLLLFIPHILLIYFIKFAHAALYYSSIQESTVGLGILSENQPFPDNTNVLRLARVDPNNINCNEPAILFRSFIAGQTTISVLDLAEDGNTRIPPDNFCKSPSPKKRKLYIFDDNYILHERRRIHKRSPPHDHHDHHDHDHHKHSHGHHKHGHGHHSDDHHPPHHTSHHPPHPSPKGAPASPSAGPPDSKNPTPSSGKDPTPEPAPAPAPAPTPKAVNDKIKILTFYNEFVLIYYPCGVQVCGDIYSIKNIKNLVKSVSFTGNCDETSAVQGPDGFLYLCYHDVDSSISWESWKTNGIEFNKVYEGKISNVTVPNEIEAENFGGGLFKVFSTGPSKYSIVMGSFPGKPDPNSQIYNTPVQLFAYFITDVVIISGPFPIYQNGENFGGTIQFLIQVCNAEVGGEGYKCLISYRINETDSKTNFVAISFSANGEPTGTVQFEITGTKTPASLNLNYGGWCIGVVGLKGLDCLAYDEQGGYHGSWGIPVGDYSKVGNQPDNMMWAIPQFTNPLSWEIISTDQVTGFKPNVPNK; from the exons atgcttttgtTATTCATACCTcatattctattaatttattttataaaatttgcacATGCAGCACTATATTATTCTTCAATTCAAGAAAGCACTGTTGGCTTGGGTATTCTAAGCGAGAATCAACCATTCCCTGATAATACGAATGTTCTACGCTTAGCTCGGGTAGACCCTAATAACATTAACTGTAATGAACCGGCGATTTTGTTTCGATCTTTTATAGCAGGGCAAACTACGATATCGGTGTTGGATCTGG CGGAAGATGGCAATACCAGAATACCTCCTGacaatttttgtaaatcaCCATCACCAAAAAAGCGGAAATTGTACATATTCGACGATAATTATATACTTCATGAACGTCGCCGTATACACAAGAGATCCCCTCCACATGACCATCATGACCATCATGACCATGACCATCACAAACATAGCCATGGCCATCACAAACATGGTCATGGTCATCATTCCGATGATCACCATCCTCCCCATCATACTTCTCATCATCCTCCTCATCCTTCTCCTAAGg gTGCTCCAGCAAGTCCATCAGCAGGTCCACCAGATTCAAAGAATCCAACACCATCAAGTGGTAAGGATCCAACACCAGAGCCAGCACCAGCACCAGCACCAGCACCTACTCCCAAAGCTGTTAACgataaaataaagattctCACATTCTACAATGAATTTGTTCTTATATATTATCCATGTGGAGTACAAGTTTGTGGGGAcatatattcaataaaaaatatcaaaaatttagtaaagtcAGTATCTTTTACGGGTAACTGTGACGAGACAAGTGCAGTACAGGGTCCGGATGGATTCCTGTATTTATGTTATCATGATGTAGATTCATCAATTTCATGGGAAAGTTGGAAAACAAATGgaattgaatttaataaagtttatgaaGGAAAGATATCGAATGTGACAGTACCAAATGAAATTGAGGCAGAAAATTTTGGTGGAGgactttttaaagttttttcaacTGGACcatcaaaatattcaatcGTTATGGGATCATTTCCTGGCAAACCAGATCCAAATagtcaaatttataatacgcCGGTCCAATTATTTGCGTATTTCATAACTGACGTAGTTATTATTAGTGGTCCATTTCCTATTTATCAAAATGGTGAGAATTTTGGTGGTAcgatacaatttttaatacagGTTTGTAATGCTGAAGTAGGTGGTGAAGGatataaatgtttaatttcaTATAGGATAAATGAGACAGattcaaaaacaaattttgttGCAATTTCATTTTCAGCAAATGGTGAGCCTACAGGTACCGTGCAATTTGAAATAACAGGGACAAAGACTCCCGCAAgtcttaatttaaattatggagGTTGGTGTATTGGCGTAGTAGGTTTGAAAGGGTTGGACTGCCTTGCTTATGATGAACAAGGAGGTTATCATGGTTCTTGGGGAATACCTGTTGGTGATTATTCAAAAGTTGGTAATCAACCCGATAATATGATGTGGGCAATCCCACAATTTACAAACCCATTATCATGGGAAATTATATCTACTGATCAAGTAACAGGCTTCAAACCAAATGTTCcgaataaataa
- a CDS encoding uncharacterized protein (SECRETED:cutsite_CTA-EL; SECRETED:prob_0.8990); SECRETED:SignalP(1-25) — protein sequence MKTTNKPLLLILVHIIIYYLNECTAELTNTTIQESTVGFNLIDTGSQFTDNTIVLRAVRLDYTNGICNEPKISFRTVIPGQGATVYSLDLGDDGNARIPQDNFCPPTPSKRKRWYIFYDNYKRDKSMRRVFHKRTPTTTVHSEAKSSKSTSPASSANPASPDSPKGGKSPEGPTPAPEPSSSPAPAPSPSSSPASAPSSTPSPSPAPKSEGPKAANDKIKVLTFYNEFVLIYYPCGGKFCGDIYSIKNINHLVKNIELEGNCDETNAVQGPNGFLYLCYHDVDSSIIWESWTTDGAEFNKAYGGSISNVTVPNKLESESFGGGLFKVFAAGPSQYSIIMGSFAGKPNPKNNVYNPPIELFAYFLTDATLISGPYPIYQNIQNNQLLEVEFQIQACNPIEGGSGGYKCLLSIKSNGLNSYTKFVAITFSATGEQLSTVPFEFDIQHAPDAKTPATLNLNNGGWCIGVYSQNVGLDCLVYDENGVQHDTWGIPTGNYGALGGTPNNIMWAVKSFSDPLSWSMYFSDKLVGFNGKSL from the exons atgaaaacgaCAAATAAGCCGCTCTTGCTTATACTAGTCcatatcataatatattatttgaatgaaTGCACCGCTGAATTAACAAATACAACTATCCAAGAAAGTACCGTcggatttaatttaattgatactGGTTCCCAATTTACAGACAATACAATTGTCTTGCGCGCGGTTCGATTGGATTACACCAATGGTATCTGTAATGAaccaaaaatttcttttcgtACCGTTATACCTGGTCAAGGGGCAACGgtatattcattggatttag gtGATGATGGCAATGCTAGAATACCTCAGGATAATTTTTGTCCTCCAACACCTtcgaaaagaaaaagatggtatatattttatgacaATTATAAACGGGATAAATCAATGAGAAGagtttttcataaaagaactCCTACTACTACAGTTCACTCTGAAG CTAAATCAAGTAAATCAACAAGTCCAGCTAGTTCAGCTAATCCAGCTAGTCCAGATAGTCCAAAAGGAGGCAAATCACCCGAAGGACCAACACCAGCGCCGGAACCATCATCATCACCAGCACCAGCACCGtcaccatcatcatcaccaGCATCAGCACCGTCATCAACACCATCACCATCACCAGCACCAAAATCAGAAGGACCCAAAGCTgctaatgataaaataaaagttctaacattttataacgaatttgttttaatatattatccaTGTGGAGGAAAATTTTGTGGGGatatatattcaataaaaaatatcaaccATTTAGTAAAGAATATTGAACTTGAGGGTAATTGTGATGAGACAAATGCAGTACAAGGTCCAAATGGATTCCTGTATTTATGTTATCATGATGTTGATTCATCAATAATATGGGAAAGTTGGACAACAGATGGTGCTGAATTTAATAAAGCCTATGGCGGATCAATATCAAACGTGACAGTACCAAATAAGTTAGAGTCAGAAAGCTTTGGTGGAggattatttaaagtatttgcaGCTGGACCATCACAATATTCTATAATTATGGGATCATTTGCTGGGAAACCAAAtccaaaaaataatgtttataatcCACCAATTGAATTATTCGCTTATTTTTTAACAGATGCAACACTTATTAGTGGACCTTATCCTATCTATCAAaacattcaaaataatcaactCTTAGAAGTAGAATTTCAAATTCAAGCATGTAATCCTATAGAAGGTGGCAGTGGTGGATATAAATGCTTGCTTTCAATTAAATCGAACGGATTAAATTCATATACAAAATTTGTTGCGATTACATTTTCAGCGACGGGTGAACAATTATCCACGGTTCCATTTGAATTTGATATACAACATGCACCTGATGCTAAAACTCCTGCAACACTTAATCTGAATAATGGAGGTTGGTGTATCGGGGTATATTCCCAAAATGTTGGATTAGATTGTCTTGTTTATGATGAAAATGGGGTACAACATGATACTTGGGGAATACCAACCGGAAATTATGGAGCATTAGGTGGTACTCCTAATAACATTATGTGGGCTGTAAAATCTTTTTCAGATCCCTTATCATGGAGTATGTATTTCTCCGACAAACTTGTTGGATTTAATggaaaaagtttataa
- a CDS encoding uncharacterized protein (SECRETED:cutsite_SHA-QN; SECRETED:prob_0.9591); SECRETED:SignalP(1-19), which produces MFKIINYLIIFLIIGLSHAQNINLNILQNIQNNPNLLFFTAVTNLATNLPVIENTDIGKGAKYTIFAPSDQAFGKIGKLNPEAINNILRYHIIPIEAKSSDFNKIQYQPTLIGSPELGIPNAKQKLIIKNDNGVITVGNGNIMGKVVNADNLASNGVIHIIDSIILLPESPMKAMNNINDLNYFGQVITGANLANTFEDFVGVTIFAPSNDAMLQAPKELLSTSNLTQLTRFINYHVVPRVIFSGIIIGPTYNQESKEGSTLKISNDENVFSVNDIKVIKPDILLNDGVLHIIEKYVIAPGIPNYTQTSSINPPSSTISTDPSISTNPSTPKVLSNSNDVIIISSVLGGIVGMAAIGIILTILFCKKQKRKAKTNSVTYSHYSEAESHAPTNFTQRSDDMSPHSSNHEPMNIFDRNYPSTNHEPMSTFDNQNSYHEPRDIVDARNMYSNESNIGGKIPLSSVSSETSSVYEEIGGAPASYNPNPSNTNSVHSSNSNPSNYNLTYTSSNSSNPAYSSSPAHHFNPVHSPYPVHTRPSTSYNIDNRNNNNTRTNARNNRNMSSSNYYSPHDFPYNR; this is translated from the exons atgttcaaaataataaattatcttataatttttttaataataggaTTAAGTCAtgcacaaaatattaatttaaatattttacaaaatatacaaaataatccgaatttattattttttaccgCAGTAACGAATTTAGCGACAAATCTTCCGGTTATTGAAAATACAGATATAGGTAAAGGAGCGaaatatactatttttgcACCATCAGATCAAGCATTTGGAAAAATAGGAAAATTAAATCCAGAagctattaataatatattaagataTCATATTATACCAATTGAAGCGAAATCAAGTGATTTTAATAAGATTCAATATCAACCGACACTTATCGGTTCTCCAGAATTAGGAATACCAAAtgcaaaacaaaaattaattattaaaaatgataatggaGTTATTACCGTTGGTAATGGAAATATTATGGGGAAAGTTGTTAACGCGGATAATCTCGCTAGTAACGGGGTTATTCACATCATAGACTCAa TCATCTTATTACCAGAAAGTCCAATGAAAgcaatgaataatataaacgacttaaattattttgggcaAGTGATTACCGGAGCAAATCTTGCAAATACATTTGAAGACTTTGTAGGAGTAACAATATTTGCACCATCAAATGATGCTATGTTGCAAGCGCCAAAGGAATTACTTTCTACCAGTAATCTGACGCAACTTAcaagatttattaattatcatgttGTACCAAGAGTAATTTTTTCGGGAATAATAATAGGACCTACTTATAATCAAGAAAGTAAAGAAGGGTCTActcttaaaatttcaaatgatgAGAATGTATTTTCTGTGAATGAcataaaagtaattaaaccagatattttattaaatgatggAGTTCTacatataatagaaaaatatgttATAGCACCCGGAATTCCGAATTATACACAAACATCATCAATTAATCCACCAAGTTCAACGATTTCAACGGATCCATCAATTTCAACGAATCCATCAACTCCAAAAGTTTTAAGTAATAGTAATGATGTTATAATCATTTCATCAGTATTAGGAGGAATAGTTGGTATGGCTGCTATCGGTATCATCTTAACAATACTTTTTtgcaaaaaacaaaaaagaaaagctAAAACCAATAGCGTAACATATTCACATTATTCGGAAGCAGAAAGTCATGCACCCACTAATTTTACTCAAAGAAGTGATGATATGAGTCCTCATTCATCTAATCATGAACCaatgaatatttttgatagaaattatCCTAGTACTAATCATGAACCAATGAGTActtttgataatcaaaatagtTATCATGAACCTAGAGATATTGTTGATGCTCGTAATATGTATAGTAATGAAAGTAATATTGGTGGTAAAATACCTTTAAGTAGTGTTTCTAGTGAAACTTCTTCCGTTTACGAAGAAATTGGTGGTGCACCCGCATCTTACAATCCGAATCCTTCAAATACTAATTCTGTTCACTCTTCTAATTCTAATCCCTCTAACTATAATCTTACTTATACATCATCTAATTCTTCTAATCCCGCTTATTCTTCTAGTCCTGCTCATCATTTTAACCCTGTTCATTCTCCTTATCCTGTTCATACTCGCCCATCTACATCTTATAATATagataatagaaataataataatacaaggACTAATGCTCGTAACAATCGTAACATGTCTTCATCCAATTATTATTCTCCCCATGATTTTCCATATAatcgctaa